A genomic window from Nocardioides rotundus includes:
- a CDS encoding tyrosine-type recombinase/integrase, with product MLGQMFALAVRHGALASNPMREVERPRRREGEIQRLTVDQARAFLADTAAHAVGHAVDKQGRRIAGKGRTPDVHELALFLLATGCRIGEALAVTWRDVDLSGDVPTVHVAATLVEPRKQAPKKDRAENVIEEGCVFVERLHRKPITKGGGERTLILPKAGVEMLNERRKRTMWRRLDDPVFANRTGAILFPDNHRTKLRGIIDGTAFEGVTPHTLRRTVGTLVAHEAGLEVAPRRPRPRRHVHHLAALRRPGT from the coding sequence GTGCTCGGGCAGATGTTCGCGCTCGCGGTCCGCCACGGCGCCCTCGCCTCGAACCCGATGCGAGAGGTCGAGCGCCCGCGCCGCCGCGAGGGCGAGATCCAGCGGCTGACCGTCGACCAGGCCCGAGCGTTCCTCGCCGACACCGCAGCGCACGCCGTCGGACACGCGGTCGACAAGCAAGGTCGACGTATCGCCGGCAAGGGTCGTACGCCCGATGTCCACGAACTCGCACTGTTTCTGCTCGCCACTGGCTGTCGCATCGGTGAAGCCCTTGCCGTCACCTGGCGTGACGTCGACCTGTCCGGCGACGTGCCCACGGTTCATGTCGCCGCCACCCTCGTCGAGCCCCGCAAGCAGGCACCCAAGAAGGACCGCGCCGAGAACGTCATCGAGGAAGGCTGCGTGTTCGTTGAACGCCTTCACCGTAAGCCCATCACCAAGGGCGGCGGAGAACGAACGCTAATCCTCCCGAAGGCGGGCGTGGAGATGCTCAACGAGCGCCGCAAGCGCACTATGTGGCGCCGCCTCGACGACCCGGTGTTCGCGAACCGCACCGGCGCCATCCTCTTCCCGGACAACCATCGCACCAAGTTGCGCGGCATCATCGACGGCACCGCGTTCGAAGGCGTCACGCCACACACACTGCGCCGCACAGTCGGCACCCTGGTCGCCCACGAGGCTGGCCTTGAAGTCGCCCCGCGACGCCCTCGGCCACGCCGACATGTCCATCACCTGGCAGCACTACGTCGGCCCGGGACGTAG
- a CDS encoding DNA polymerase III subunit delta', whose protein sequence is MSTIWDTLVGQRPVVETLRRAATGDGMTQSWLFTGPPGSGRSNAALAFAQALQCERRIGCRECHACRTAEVGSHPDIGVVRTEKLSITVDEVRDLVRRAALSPAGSGYQVIVVEDADRLTDQAANALLKAIEEPSERTVWLLCAPTVEDVLPTIRSRCRLVTLTTPTAEDVADYLARELDVPPALAAHAARASQGHIGRAKALARDEATRIRRAEVVAMPVRLTSLGAAMNLAQSLHAVTKEEAEAITSELDAREKTELDATYGVVERGRRPREYAPALREMERSQKTRAKRRHLDVVDRGLMDLLSVYRDAVALAVGAPGHLVNEEMRPDVERLAAAATPEEHLRRIDAILEAREQMLEFNVPPALALESMMVALALPAGALR, encoded by the coding sequence ATGAGCACGATCTGGGACACCCTGGTCGGCCAGCGGCCGGTGGTCGAGACCCTGCGCCGGGCGGCGACCGGGGACGGGATGACGCAGTCGTGGCTCTTCACCGGGCCGCCGGGCTCCGGCCGCTCCAACGCCGCCCTGGCCTTCGCGCAGGCGCTGCAGTGCGAGCGCCGGATCGGCTGCCGGGAGTGTCACGCCTGCCGCACCGCCGAGGTGGGCTCGCACCCCGACATCGGCGTGGTGCGCACGGAGAAGCTCTCGATCACCGTGGACGAGGTGCGCGACCTGGTGCGTCGCGCCGCCCTCTCCCCGGCCGGCTCGGGCTACCAGGTGATCGTGGTGGAGGACGCCGACCGGCTCACCGACCAGGCCGCCAACGCGCTGCTCAAGGCGATCGAGGAGCCGAGCGAGCGCACGGTCTGGCTGCTGTGTGCGCCGACGGTCGAGGACGTGCTCCCCACGATCCGGTCGCGATGCCGGCTGGTCACGCTCACCACTCCGACCGCCGAGGACGTCGCGGACTACCTCGCCCGCGAGCTCGACGTGCCGCCCGCCCTGGCGGCGCACGCCGCGCGCGCCTCCCAGGGGCACATCGGCCGGGCCAAGGCGCTGGCCCGCGACGAGGCCACCCGGATCCGCCGGGCCGAGGTGGTCGCGATGCCGGTCCGGCTCACCTCGCTCGGTGCCGCGATGAACCTCGCCCAGTCCCTGCACGCGGTCACCAAGGAGGAGGCCGAGGCGATCACCTCCGAGCTCGACGCCCGCGAGAAGACCGAGCTGGACGCGACGTACGGCGTCGTCGAGCGCGGTCGCCGCCCCCGGGAGTACGCCCCCGCCCTCCGGGAGATGGAGCGGTCGCAGAAGACCCGCGCCAAGCGGCGTCACCTCGACGTGGTCGACCGAGGACTGATGGACCTGCTGTCGGTCTACCGCGACGCCGTCGCGCTCGCAGTCGGTGCGCCGGGACACCTGGTCAACGAGGAGATGCGGCCCGACGTCGAGCGGCTGGCCGCGGCCGCGACCCCCGAGGAGCACCTGCGCCGGATCGACGCGATCCTCGAGGCGCGCGAGCAGATGCTGGAGTTCAACGTCCCGCCGGCGCTGGCGCTGGAGTCGATGATGGTCGCGCTCGCGCTGCCGGCGGGGGCCCTGCGATGA
- a CDS encoding ImmA/IrrE family metallo-endopeptidase produces MHSIGSRVLERIEQVCPDDLHRDIAQDIGMTPDAFSRALRDKRQFSSLELARLAERLNADLHWIITGAPDPNRLTVAARHNFDHETGERDIPGREGDEATIQNIALAYRQAYREPEIANPLPDHPDKARDLLGDAFVRPFAERLEQRLGVDVVRVPDLSTAYSFTVGGRRVIAIPATGNWFRENWSMAHELGHLAMGHHDEGLAADVSEKHEVSANSFAADLLLPEDVLGKFDWDHTGDPELADAVWWLGVSTDALARRLNSLNGYVPQRVSFWAGHPTQRLLRRCLMLDSAGDDVITQRMDEAAQRRFPLALQEAHVAGIASGSLGKGTLAWMLGIDADALEVDAPEVPEVKADALADALGL; encoded by the coding sequence ATGCACAGCATCGGTTCCCGCGTGCTGGAGCGGATCGAGCAGGTGTGCCCGGACGACCTGCACAGGGACATCGCACAGGACATCGGGATGACCCCCGATGCGTTTTCGCGCGCCCTCAGGGACAAGCGCCAGTTCTCATCGCTGGAACTTGCTCGGCTTGCTGAGCGGCTCAATGCGGACCTGCACTGGATAATCACCGGCGCCCCGGACCCGAACCGTCTAACCGTCGCAGCCCGGCACAACTTCGACCACGAGACCGGCGAGCGGGACATCCCCGGCCGCGAGGGCGACGAAGCGACTATCCAGAACATCGCCCTGGCCTACCGGCAGGCGTACCGGGAGCCGGAAATTGCTAACCCGCTTCCCGACCACCCGGACAAGGCGCGTGATCTCCTTGGAGACGCCTTCGTGCGCCCGTTTGCAGAACGCCTGGAGCAGCGCCTCGGCGTTGACGTAGTGCGTGTTCCCGACCTCTCAACTGCCTACTCGTTCACGGTCGGCGGGAGGCGCGTGATCGCGATCCCAGCGACCGGCAACTGGTTCAGGGAGAACTGGTCGATGGCGCACGAACTGGGCCACCTCGCGATGGGACACCACGACGAGGGCCTCGCCGCTGACGTCTCTGAGAAGCACGAGGTGTCCGCCAACTCGTTCGCGGCCGACCTCCTGCTGCCAGAAGACGTCCTCGGCAAGTTCGACTGGGACCATACCGGCGACCCCGAGTTGGCCGATGCGGTTTGGTGGCTGGGCGTGTCGACCGATGCGCTCGCTCGGCGGCTCAACAGCCTCAATGGGTACGTTCCGCAGCGGGTCAGCTTCTGGGCTGGGCACCCCACCCAGCGGCTCCTGCGGCGCTGCCTGATGCTCGATTCCGCGGGCGATGACGTGATCACCCAGCGGATGGACGAGGCTGCCCAGCGGCGGTTCCCCTTGGCGCTCCAAGAGGCGCACGTCGCGGGCATCGCCAGCGGTTCTCTCGGGAAGGGCACTCTGGCTTGGATGCTCGGCATCGACGCTGACGCCTTGGAGGTTGATGCCCCGGAGGTCCCAGAAGTCAAGGCCGACGCCCTCGCCGACGCGCTGGGGCTCTGA
- a CDS encoding LysR family transcriptional regulator, whose product MLSLHQLRCFLATYEHGSLTAAADELGYAQPSVSEQIRTLEKSIGTPLFHRVGRGVVPTTAGESLRPHAERTLAAAADAERAARAVTALETGTVRFGMFGTARLYAGAGLVADVLARHPHVRVELIGQNSTDVQEQLRRGWIEAAMIAVPQVSSEGMQVTPVARDELVYISSDPERVARPVTATRLAAATLVMAETTWRAEDSTRIVLRQMMHETGQNPQTRIEVEDVETAVELVGMGLADSVIPRGAVEALLPRLAPKARWAPLRPRQYDTIAIVHRANATLSPATRLMIELATARIQAISEPIHPRRGAN is encoded by the coding sequence GTGCTCTCACTCCACCAGCTCCGCTGCTTCCTCGCGACCTACGAGCACGGCTCGCTGACCGCGGCCGCCGACGAGCTCGGCTACGCCCAGCCCTCGGTGTCCGAGCAGATCCGCACCCTGGAGAAGTCCATCGGCACCCCGCTCTTCCACCGCGTCGGGCGCGGGGTCGTCCCCACCACCGCCGGGGAGTCGCTGCGCCCGCACGCGGAGCGCACCCTCGCCGCGGCCGCCGACGCCGAGCGCGCGGCCCGGGCGGTCACCGCGCTGGAGACGGGCACGGTCCGCTTCGGGATGTTCGGTACGGCGCGCCTCTACGCCGGCGCCGGCCTCGTCGCCGACGTCCTCGCGCGCCACCCGCACGTCCGGGTCGAGCTGATCGGACAGAACTCCACCGACGTCCAGGAGCAGTTGCGGCGCGGCTGGATCGAGGCCGCGATGATCGCCGTACCCCAGGTCTCGAGCGAGGGCATGCAGGTCACCCCGGTCGCCCGGGACGAGCTGGTCTACATCAGCAGCGACCCCGAGCGGGTCGCCCGCCCGGTCACCGCGACCCGCCTCGCCGCCGCCACGCTGGTCATGGCCGAGACGACGTGGCGGGCCGAGGACTCCACCCGCATCGTGCTGCGCCAGATGATGCACGAGACGGGGCAGAACCCGCAGACCCGGATCGAGGTGGAGGACGTCGAGACCGCCGTGGAGCTGGTCGGCATGGGCCTCGCGGACTCGGTCATCCCGCGCGGCGCCGTCGAGGCGCTGCTCCCGCGTCTGGCGCCGAAGGCACGCTGGGCGCCGCTACGCCCGCGGCAGTACGACACCATCGCGATCGTGCATCGCGCCAACGCGACGCTCTCCCCCGCGACACGGCTGATGATCGAGCTGGCGACCGCGCGGATCCAGGCGATCAGCGAGCCGATCCATCCGCGACGCGGCGCCAACTAG
- a CDS encoding DEAD/DEAH box helicase, with the protein MPATIQDLLDDLRATALDERDKGDRFERLIASYLSTDPEWTAKFSDVWLWSDWPGRQGRPDTGIDLVAQRRETGDFAAIQCKFYDEKRSVSKGDIDSFVATSGKADFSERYIFDTAKEWSKNAEDTLHGLSVPVQRIDVGYLNDANIDWSAYSWSTPEVVVPTGKKALLTHQQTALTKVRDGLAEHDRGKLIMACGTGKTFTSLRIAEDLVGTGGSVLFLVPSIQLLSQSLREWMANAEVDIRPFAVCSDVRVGRKTSTDDADMSTIDLTEPATTNAATLVARSQVGKHATDRMTVVFATYQSIDVIADAQKQGLGAFDLIICDEAHRTTGVTLAGKDESHFVKVHDGDFLKAARRLYMTATPRVFGEEVRKRATDAEAILADMGDEETYGPELHRLGFGDAVEAGLLTDYKVLVLAVDENYVSENFQHAMAQSGEINLDDAARLIGCWNGLAKHFGSDEQVTDRSPMKTAVAFAKDIRASKQAAESFPVLVERALQDENGDPGRNHLRVEAAHVDGTMGIHERNRRLDWLKADTGDNVCRVLTNARCLSEGVDVPALDAVLFLTPRGSQVDVVQSVGRVMRKAPGKELGYIVLPVVVPSGVRPSDALNDNKKYQVVWQVLQALRSHDDRFHALVNSIELNKRKTNRLIIDDVTPRKEREGNDETETQQLTLDYGFEGFRDAMYARIVKKVGERRYWESWASDVADIARAHITRINGLLADPSSNAAKEFEVFLDGLRGNLNESITQDEAIEMLAQHIITRPIFEALFAGYDFAANNPVAQTMELMLASLDEHNLESEQAHLDRFYASVRRRVEGVTDAGGKQRVVVELYDKFFATAFTKTVDKLGIVYTPVEIVDFILRSADEVLRSEFDQGLTDEGVHVLDGFTGTGTFVVRLLQSGLIEPHDLARKYANELHANEILLLAYYIAAVNIETTYAEQIAQTGGTTAPFPGLVLTDTFQSYEDGDRQDLAIFPENNSRIVRQRELPITVVLGNPPYSVGQDSANDDNQNTSYPMIDAAIRRDYSADRGRGGNSSLYDSYIRAIKWATLRIADRGVIAFVTNGGFLDSNVGGEMRQSLADEFSDIYVFNLRGNGRIAGEEGRKEGRPVFEFGGWRPDGTEIKSTKGGSRATIAIVMLVKNPAKSGPAQVHYTQVDDYLTAGQKIRAVQAGESFSNLDMREITPNAAGDWLSQRTDDFKTFLPIGAKHGEDLAGPTIFEVYGRGLETGRDAWVYQSSESRLRENVQRTIAAYNAQISDFEEHLKAHPGAKPKDLVKDFIDLDATRISWTLSLKNRLAARKPLTYDGEHVVTATYRPFFKQHAYFDHGLNHIRGQMPRMFPTREQPNRGFVLTGVSSHAPFSFIAIDTLPDLHVLDTGQCFSRWTYEASEPEEGTLDLLAAADDEVIDGYRRIDNITDAALALFHEAYPAEQITKDDVFHYVYGLMHSPDYRSAYAADLKRTLPRIPFVRDFRAFASAGSRLMDLHLGYESADPYPMAGFEALPPTGSDPFAYYAVDKKMRFGKATAQQRADGIKEDRTTLHFNERIVLSGIPEAAHRYMLGSRSAIEWIIDRYYVKTDKASQIVNDPNDWSREVGNPRHILDLLARVVSVSVETMKILDALPPLELVDATGSEGR; encoded by the coding sequence ATGCCAGCCACCATTCAGGATCTTCTCGATGACCTCCGCGCGACGGCGCTGGACGAGCGGGACAAGGGTGACAGGTTCGAGCGGCTGATCGCCTCCTACCTGAGCACTGACCCGGAGTGGACGGCGAAGTTCTCGGACGTCTGGCTGTGGTCTGACTGGCCAGGTCGTCAGGGTCGACCCGACACCGGGATCGACTTGGTGGCCCAACGTCGTGAGACCGGCGACTTCGCGGCGATCCAGTGCAAGTTCTACGACGAGAAGCGGTCGGTCTCCAAGGGCGACATCGACTCGTTCGTCGCGACCAGCGGCAAGGCCGATTTCTCCGAGCGGTACATCTTCGACACCGCCAAGGAGTGGTCCAAGAACGCCGAGGACACACTCCACGGGTTGAGCGTCCCTGTCCAGCGGATCGACGTCGGCTACCTCAACGACGCCAACATCGACTGGTCCGCCTACTCCTGGTCCACCCCTGAAGTCGTCGTCCCAACCGGCAAGAAGGCGCTGCTTACTCACCAGCAGACCGCCCTCACGAAGGTCCGCGACGGCCTCGCCGAGCATGATCGCGGCAAGTTGATCATGGCCTGCGGCACCGGCAAGACCTTCACATCCCTGAGGATCGCCGAGGACCTCGTGGGTACGGGCGGATCGGTGCTGTTCCTCGTTCCCTCGATCCAGTTGCTCTCCCAAAGCCTGCGTGAGTGGATGGCCAACGCGGAGGTCGACATCCGGCCGTTCGCGGTCTGCTCCGACGTCCGAGTCGGCCGCAAAACCAGCACTGACGACGCCGACATGTCCACCATCGACCTCACCGAACCCGCCACCACGAACGCCGCAACCCTCGTGGCCCGCAGCCAAGTCGGCAAGCACGCAACCGACCGGATGACCGTCGTGTTCGCGACCTACCAGTCCATCGACGTGATCGCCGATGCCCAGAAGCAGGGTCTCGGTGCATTCGACCTGATCATCTGCGACGAAGCCCACCGCACCACCGGCGTCACCCTGGCCGGGAAGGACGAGTCACACTTCGTCAAGGTCCACGACGGCGACTTCCTGAAAGCCGCGCGACGCCTTTACATGACCGCCACCCCACGAGTCTTCGGCGAAGAGGTTCGCAAGAGGGCCACTGACGCCGAAGCGATCCTCGCCGACATGGGCGACGAAGAGACCTACGGCCCAGAGCTGCACCGGCTCGGCTTCGGCGACGCCGTGGAGGCAGGCTTGCTGACCGACTACAAGGTCCTCGTCCTCGCCGTGGACGAGAATTACGTGTCCGAGAACTTCCAGCACGCCATGGCGCAGTCCGGAGAGATCAATCTCGACGACGCAGCCCGCTTGATCGGCTGCTGGAACGGCCTTGCCAAGCATTTCGGGTCCGACGAGCAGGTCACCGACCGCTCGCCGATGAAGACGGCCGTTGCTTTCGCCAAGGACATCCGAGCATCGAAGCAGGCCGCCGAGTCCTTCCCGGTTCTCGTCGAGCGGGCGTTGCAGGACGAGAACGGCGACCCCGGCCGCAACCACTTGCGCGTCGAGGCGGCCCATGTCGACGGCACGATGGGCATCCACGAACGCAACCGCCGCCTCGACTGGCTGAAGGCTGACACGGGCGACAACGTGTGCCGCGTCCTCACCAACGCTCGCTGCCTGTCCGAAGGCGTCGACGTGCCCGCCCTTGATGCCGTGCTGTTCCTGACACCCCGCGGGTCACAGGTAGACGTCGTGCAGTCGGTCGGACGCGTGATGCGAAAGGCGCCTGGCAAGGAACTCGGCTACATCGTCCTCCCGGTCGTGGTGCCGTCCGGGGTCCGACCGTCAGATGCACTCAACGACAACAAGAAGTACCAGGTCGTCTGGCAGGTCCTCCAGGCACTGCGTTCCCACGACGACCGCTTCCACGCGCTGGTCAACTCGATCGAGTTGAACAAGCGCAAGACGAACCGGCTCATCATCGACGACGTGACCCCGCGCAAGGAGCGCGAGGGTAACGACGAGACCGAGACTCAGCAGTTGACGCTCGACTACGGGTTCGAGGGCTTCCGGGACGCTATGTACGCGCGGATCGTCAAGAAGGTCGGCGAGCGCCGCTACTGGGAATCATGGGCGAGCGACGTTGCCGACATCGCCCGCGCGCACATCACTCGAATCAACGGTCTTCTCGCCGACCCATCATCGAACGCCGCAAAGGAGTTTGAGGTCTTCCTCGATGGACTTCGTGGCAACCTCAACGAGTCGATCACCCAAGACGAGGCGATCGAGATGCTTGCCCAGCACATCATCACCCGTCCCATCTTCGAGGCGCTGTTCGCCGGGTACGACTTCGCCGCGAACAACCCAGTCGCCCAGACGATGGAGTTGATGCTTGCAAGCCTCGACGAGCACAACCTCGAATCCGAACAGGCCCACCTGGACCGCTTCTATGCGTCCGTGCGTCGGAGGGTCGAAGGTGTCACTGACGCTGGCGGCAAGCAGCGGGTAGTCGTCGAGTTGTACGACAAGTTCTTCGCCACAGCCTTCACCAAGACCGTTGACAAACTCGGCATCGTCTACACCCCCGTCGAGATCGTCGACTTCATTCTCCGCTCGGCTGACGAGGTATTGAGGAGCGAATTCGACCAGGGGCTGACTGATGAAGGCGTCCATGTCCTCGACGGGTTCACAGGCACCGGCACCTTCGTCGTCCGCCTCCTCCAGTCCGGGCTGATCGAGCCTCATGACCTGGCCCGGAAGTATGCGAACGAGCTACACGCGAACGAGATCCTGCTCTTGGCGTACTACATCGCCGCGGTCAACATCGAGACCACCTACGCCGAGCAGATCGCGCAGACCGGGGGCACCACGGCGCCGTTCCCCGGGCTGGTCCTGACCGATACCTTCCAGTCCTACGAAGATGGCGACCGACAAGACCTCGCGATCTTCCCGGAGAACAACTCGCGCATCGTCCGGCAGCGGGAACTGCCCATCACCGTGGTGCTCGGCAACCCGCCCTACTCCGTCGGACAGGACTCCGCCAACGACGACAACCAGAACACGTCCTACCCCATGATCGACGCCGCGATTCGGCGCGACTACTCAGCCGACCGCGGCCGTGGTGGTAATAGCTCGCTTTACGACTCGTACATCCGAGCCATCAAGTGGGCCACCCTTCGGATCGCCGACCGAGGAGTCATCGCGTTCGTCACCAACGGCGGGTTCCTCGACTCCAACGTCGGCGGAGAGATGCGTCAATCCCTCGCAGACGAGTTCTCCGACATCTACGTCTTCAACCTCCGCGGCAACGGGCGCATCGCGGGTGAGGAGGGCCGGAAGGAGGGCAGACCGGTCTTCGAGTTCGGCGGCTGGCGTCCAGACGGAACCGAGATCAAGAGCACCAAGGGCGGCTCCCGAGCCACCATCGCGATCGTCATGCTCGTCAAGAACCCGGCGAAGAGCGGCCCGGCGCAGGTCCACTACACACAGGTCGACGACTACCTGACGGCCGGCCAGAAGATCCGTGCTGTCCAGGCAGGTGAGAGCTTCTCGAATCTCGACATGCGCGAGATCACCCCGAACGCAGCCGGAGATTGGCTCAGCCAACGCACCGACGACTTCAAGACATTCCTCCCGATCGGGGCAAAGCACGGGGAAGATCTTGCTGGTCCGACGATCTTCGAGGTGTACGGCCGCGGCCTGGAAACTGGTCGCGACGCCTGGGTGTACCAGTCATCCGAGTCGCGCCTCCGCGAGAACGTCCAGCGGACCATCGCGGCATACAACGCACAAATCAGTGACTTCGAGGAGCACCTGAAGGCGCACCCCGGCGCGAAGCCCAAGGATCTCGTCAAGGACTTCATCGACCTCGATGCCACCCGAATCTCGTGGACCCTCAGCCTGAAGAACCGTTTGGCTGCCCGGAAGCCGTTAACGTACGACGGGGAGCACGTGGTCACTGCCACCTACCGCCCCTTCTTCAAGCAGCACGCCTACTTTGACCACGGGCTCAACCACATCCGAGGACAAATGCCGCGAATGTTCCCGACGAGGGAACAGCCGAACCGGGGTTTCGTCCTGACGGGCGTCAGCTCTCATGCGCCGTTTTCGTTCATCGCAATCGATACGCTGCCGGATCTCCACGTCCTTGACACAGGACAGTGCTTCTCGCGCTGGACCTACGAGGCGTCGGAGCCTGAGGAGGGGACGCTGGACCTGCTGGCTGCGGCCGACGACGAGGTGATCGACGGCTACAGGCGCATCGACAACATCACCGACGCGGCTCTCGCGCTCTTCCACGAGGCATACCCGGCAGAGCAGATCACCAAGGACGACGTGTTCCACTACGTCTACGGGCTGATGCACTCGCCCGACTACCGCAGCGCCTACGCAGCCGACCTGAAACGAACCCTTCCCCGCATCCCCTTCGTCCGAGATTTCCGGGCGTTCGCCAGTGCGGGCTCCCGACTGATGGACCTTCACCTCGGCTACGAGTCCGCCGACCCATATCCAATGGCTGGCTTCGAAGCCTTACCACCGACAGGCTCGGACCCGTTCGCCTACTACGCCGTCGACAAGAAGATGCGGTTCGGAAAGGCCACGGCACAGCAACGCGCCGACGGCATAAAGGAGGACCGCACGACCCTCCACTTCAACGAACGGATCGTGCTGTCCGGAATCCCGGAGGCTGCCCACCGCTACATGCTCGGGAGCCGATCGGCGATCGAATGGATCATCGACCGCTACTACGTCAAGACCGACAAGGCGTCGCAGATCGTCAACGACCCCAACGACTGGTCTCGCGAGGTCGGCAACCCCCGACACATCCTCGACCTGCTCGCGAGGGTCGTCTCCGTGTCCGTCGAGACGATGAAGATCCTCGATGCGCTCCCGCCATTGGAGCTTGTCGACGCCACCGGCAGCGAAGGTCGCTGA
- a CDS encoding alpha/beta hydrolase, translated as MKRVVAALLVVLVVLGLVLTALTVTSRDSPEPGSQRSLAPTTEPEPNPAAREAPRPALQRFYDQRLDWRSCGERQACARMEVPLDYRRPQGRTIEIALLKRYADGQRAGSLVVNPGGPGAPGTTYAQNAETFFREPVLRRFDVVGFDPRGTGDSAPVDCVSDEQLDAYTSGDPDPDTAAERREYLAAARAFTRGCAASDRELAQHVSTIEAARDMDVLRAVLEDDRLTYFGASYGTQLGATYADLFPQRAGRLVLDGAVDVSLSVREQSLEQARGFQTALEAYVANCIEVSDSCFLGSTVDQGLDRISTFLEELDRQPIPAGQRELTEGAAFYGIAAPLYDRTYWTYLSSALRSAFGGDGTMLMTFADAYASRNPDGSYADNSMEANVAINCLDDPSSTDAAGVEAEIPAFLEASPVLGRSFAWGLLGCSGQQVRSTEKPRDIRAAGAPPILVIGTTRDPATPLKWAEALADQLESGVLIRRDGDGHTGYNAGNSCVDRAVEAYLIRGTVPRSDPLSC; from the coding sequence ATGAAGCGGGTCGTGGCCGCCCTCCTGGTGGTGCTGGTGGTGCTCGGCCTGGTGCTGACCGCCCTGACGGTGACCTCGCGGGACTCCCCGGAGCCAGGGTCGCAGCGCTCACTCGCGCCCACCACCGAGCCGGAGCCCAACCCGGCCGCCCGTGAGGCGCCACGGCCCGCGCTGCAGCGGTTCTACGACCAGCGACTGGACTGGCGCTCGTGCGGCGAGCGTCAGGCGTGCGCCCGGATGGAGGTGCCGCTGGACTATCGGCGCCCGCAGGGACGGACCATCGAGATCGCGCTGCTCAAGCGGTACGCCGACGGCCAGCGCGCCGGCTCGCTGGTGGTCAACCCCGGTGGCCCCGGAGCCCCTGGGACGACGTACGCCCAGAACGCCGAGACCTTCTTCCGTGAACCCGTCCTGCGCCGCTTCGACGTCGTGGGCTTCGACCCCCGCGGCACCGGCGACTCCGCACCGGTCGACTGCGTGAGCGACGAGCAGCTGGACGCCTACACCTCCGGCGACCCGGATCCCGACACCGCCGCCGAGCGGCGGGAGTACCTCGCCGCAGCGCGCGCGTTCACCCGGGGCTGCGCCGCCTCGGACCGCGAGCTCGCGCAGCACGTCAGCACCATCGAGGCCGCCCGCGACATGGACGTCCTGCGCGCGGTGCTCGAGGACGACCGGCTCACCTACTTCGGCGCGTCCTACGGCACCCAGCTCGGGGCGACCTATGCCGACCTCTTCCCGCAGCGCGCCGGCCGGCTGGTGCTCGACGGCGCGGTCGACGTGTCGCTGTCCGTGCGGGAGCAGTCCCTGGAGCAGGCGCGCGGATTCCAGACCGCGCTGGAGGCCTACGTCGCCAACTGCATCGAGGTGAGCGACTCCTGCTTCCTCGGCTCGACCGTCGATCAGGGGCTGGACCGGATCTCCACGTTCCTGGAGGAGCTGGACCGCCAGCCGATCCCGGCCGGGCAGCGCGAGCTCACCGAGGGGGCGGCGTTCTACGGGATCGCGGCGCCGCTCTATGACCGGACGTACTGGACCTACCTCTCCAGCGCGCTCCGCTCCGCCTTCGGCGGCGACGGGACGATGCTGATGACGTTCGCCGACGCCTATGCCTCCCGCAACCCCGACGGGTCGTATGCCGACAACTCGATGGAGGCGAACGTCGCGATCAACTGCCTGGACGACCCGAGCTCGACCGACGCGGCCGGCGTTGAGGCGGAGATCCCGGCGTTCCTCGAGGCGTCGCCGGTGCTGGGTCGCTCCTTCGCCTGGGGGCTGCTGGGCTGCTCGGGTCAGCAGGTGCGCTCGACCGAGAAGCCGCGCGACATCCGCGCCGCCGGGGCTCCGCCGATCCTGGTGATCGGGACGACCCGGGACCCGGCGACCCCGCTGAAGTGGGCCGAGGCGCTGGCCGACCAGCTCGAGTCCGGGGTGCTGATCCGCCGCGACGGCGACGGCCACACCGGCTACAACGCGGGCAACTCCTGCGTCGACCGCGCCGTCGAGGCGTACCTGATCCGCGGCACCGTCCCCCGCTCCGACCCCCTCTCCTGCTGA
- a CDS encoding helix-turn-helix domain-containing protein — MENNDEWLTPAEAAVVLKRNVRTFANWRSRQEGPRHYKRMARVEYRRADIEEWLREQRALVERDGEENKAS; from the coding sequence GTGGAGAACAACGACGAGTGGCTGACCCCCGCTGAGGCGGCGGTCGTGTTGAAGCGGAACGTCCGGACCTTCGCCAACTGGCGGTCCCGCCAGGAAGGCCCGCGGCACTACAAGCGCATGGCGCGCGTCGAGTACCGCCGGGCCGACATCGAGGAGTGGCTGCGCGAGCAGCGCGCCCTCGTCGAGAGGGACGGGGAGGAGAACAAGGCGAGTTGA